The sequence below is a genomic window from Natrinema salaciae.
GTTCTGCCTCGATACGTCGAAGATGAGCTATTGTGTCGAGTAATACTCAGCCGTTCCCTTCGAACAGGTCGCCGAGGGTGCAGGTCTCGATCAGATCAACGAGACTGTGGTTCAGCAGATCGTACTTAAAGAATATGATGCTGCGGTTTCGAGCAAAAGGTAATGCCTGAACAGCCCATCTCACCGTTCAAGTACCTCTGGCAATTCCATTATCCGTTCCAGTACTGGGATAATAGGCTTGAGAAGATCAACCGATACAATGAGGCCGATAAATTAGAGGCGCTTTACAGCCTCGTTCAGATCACCGACATCTATGCCCACGTTTTCGCTGCGTACGCTCAGAACCCCGAAATGCCGTGGTTCTTCGTTGCAGAAGAAACGTATCGAGGAGACATAGACAATGTCCTCGAGTCGCTTCGAACCGACGGAATAGCCACTGTTGGAACGCTTTCTGAAGACCTTGATGGACTCGCTACTGTCGAGGCAAATGAGGAATTCGATATTAACGAGATGGACGCCGTAGCAGCCGGACTTCTTGGTTGTCCTCACGAAATCGATCCCGAAAACGTAGAGTTCGATTTCATCGAAGACCCCGATCTCCACAGGGGTGTGAGTAACGCAATCCTCGACTTCGCTGAGAACAACGTGGCTCTGCTCAACGACTTCAAGCACGGTTTCCGTGTCCTTCCTGTGACTCCTGCTCAACTCAGAGGGATGCTTGGAAACCAGTTCCAACTTCGGGAAGAACAGAGAGACGACTTTGAGACCCAGATCGATGAATTGGAGGAGAGACTCGGAGAAGATGAATGGGGTTTCAGTTTCATCCGACTTAGCACCGAATCGACCGATTACGGCTACGAGTGTAGTATTGACCTCTATCACGTTGATGCATGGGCTTGTTACAAGTTTGCAGAGCTAACCCTCAACGCCCTTTACAATCTGGTAACTCCCCAAGGTGGAATGCCTCTCGAGGAGTCCTTGTCTGAGGTGCCAGTACCAGTACTTGAAGGCGAGGAGGTACTGTTCGATCACATCTTCGGACTTGCATTTCCGCTTCGGGATGATCCTGAAACAATTGTTCCCGAGGAAGAGTTCAGGAGTTGAAAGCCTGACCGTCGGGTCTCTATCCGCTGCTTCAGGGACAAGGGGGTCTCTGGACATCCACTAATCCTAAGAGGTTTCCACTAACACGAGCCACTATGTCTTCTCAAGCTGACCCGATGACCGACGAATTGGACAACGACGACTATCGGTTGAGACGACTTTTCGACGGGTACGTCTTCCATATCCCGGATTATCAGCGGTTCTACTCGTGGTCGACGCAAGAGTGCGAAGATCTCTGGGATGACCTTCTCAACGTCATCGACGAGGCGAACCGCCACTACATGGGAACGGTCATCCTCAAAGACGAGGCCAAGGCCATCGAGACGCGTGGATATGGAGAAGGGTACCGTGAGTACGCGATTGTTGACGGCCAGCAGCGATTCACCACTTTAACGATTCTGATGAAGGCTATCGTTTCAGCCTTTGACGAACTCGAACGATCGATGATCGACGTTGACGACGAGATTTACGAAGACGTCGAGGACGCGGTCGAGGATGCCCGCTCGCTGTTCGTCCGGGATAGCAGTATTCAAGACGACCGTTACGGTGCCCAGAACAAGCTCCGTCTTCAGCGCGAAGACAACGACGTGTTCAAAGCCATTCTACGAGAGGAGGTTGTCGACGAAGACATTTCGAAGCCATCCGAGCAACGGCTGGTCGATGCATACGGCTTCTTCGAAGACCAGCTTGACGACCTTAAAGAAAGTCGCGCTTCGGACGCCGCTTTCCTCGATGACATCGGACGGCTTCTCTCGAACATCCAGTCGCTCGAGTTCATGGTTTACGTCGTTGATAGTCAGGCACGAGCGACGCTGATCTTCGAGTCGGTTAATGACCGTGGTAAAGATCTGAGTCGGCTGGACAAGACGAAGAGCTTCCTGATGCACAAACACTACCTGATCCAGTCAGAGGAGGAAGGTGACGTTGCAGGGCGGGACATCAGGGATCGATTCGGACGCATCTATCGGTCGATGCAGACCATCGAGATGCAGGATCGAACGTCGGGGATTAGCGAGGATCAGGTGCAGCAGTACCACTATATCGCCAAAGTACCGCGATCAGTCAACAAAACATACCTCGATGAAGAGACGGGTCGCCGGCGCACACT
It includes:
- a CDS encoding DUF262 domain-containing protein, which produces MSSQADPMTDELDNDDYRLRRLFDGYVFHIPDYQRFYSWSTQECEDLWDDLLNVIDEANRHYMGTVILKDEAKAIETRGYGEGYREYAIVDGQQRFTTLTILMKAIVSAFDELERSMIDVDDEIYEDVEDAVEDARSLFVRDSSIQDDRYGAQNKLRLQREDNDVFKAILREEVVDEDISKPSEQRLVDAYGFFEDQLDDLKESRASDAAFLDDIGRLLSNIQSLEFMVYVVDSQARATLIFESVNDRGKDLSRLDKTKSFLMHKHYLIQSEEEGDVAGRDIRDRFGRIYRSMQTIEMQDRTSGISEDQVQQYHYIAKVPRSVNKTYLDEETGRRRTLQSGAPIYLDVLKWHFNRLYDDVAESPHDEHPRDCLEEIDWYTRSLRRYYSRLATIAEYDDDEEIGWELSKLFALGRMGNFYPLLLTVWDEYESGNIDRDELHEVLQMIEVASFRIYAIGNKRSDTGRSTFYRLANRVANGNAGVEDIISELENAVERYETDFEQALRNDGAYSVFSNRDLRYLLYSYDLYVRHKNRGGAPPEIEKAVQNAGKDYSLDHVWPQDTSELDLDDGEYEAHEELVDNLGNLTLTTGRRNAAWKNDSYDNKRTDDRYRDSDFASTRKLAREYESWGQSSVESRLDDLIEYAAQRWSLDSDERQEYAAIKPPS